A single genomic interval of Candidatus Omnitrophota bacterium harbors:
- a CDS encoding tetratricopeptide repeat protein encodes MNPFNTVISASLLLAAVSLTPAAAAERDAGGAAAKEVSFEESEAYGPYTKGLSYIKEGRCDEAIKEYSRALELSPDNYLVYSALGYACFYSGKFTPALESFRKAMFLKPDYADAVRGIACVYMGLGQENEAAVYFMKAIKMDPAVISPYMALGTIYNNKKRFDEAIPLFNKVIEASPNLNTAYFELARAYQATGRIDPAVSNYEKFISLTPTIRKAYLPLAACYASRGDYRNAFRCASTARQLDMTDPEAKKVMRSMYYRIKREKEEAREKAAREEAAKKKKAGKEAPVKKR; translated from the coding sequence ATGAACCCATTTAATACGGTGATATCGGCATCTCTGCTGCTGGCCGCGGTATCGCTCACTCCCGCAGCCGCGGCAGAGAGAGACGCCGGCGGGGCGGCGGCCAAAGAGGTGAGCTTCGAAGAGTCCGAGGCCTACGGCCCGTACACAAAGGGCCTCTCTTATATAAAGGAGGGGCGGTGCGACGAAGCCATAAAGGAATATTCCAGGGCGCTGGAGCTGTCCCCGGATAATTACCTTGTCTACAGCGCCCTCGGGTACGCCTGCTTCTATTCCGGGAAATTCACGCCGGCCCTTGAATCCTTCAGGAAGGCCATGTTTCTAAAGCCCGACTATGCGGATGCCGTAAGGGGTATAGCCTGCGTCTACATGGGTCTGGGGCAGGAGAACGAAGCGGCCGTATATTTTATGAAGGCGATAAAGATGGACCCTGCCGTCATCTCGCCTTATATGGCGCTGGGGACTATATATAACAATAAAAAACGTTTTGACGAGGCCATCCCGCTCTTCAATAAGGTCATAGAGGCCTCGCCCAATCTCAATACCGCCTATTTTGAATTGGCCCGCGCGTACCAGGCGACAGGCAGGATCGATCCGGCGGTGAGCAATTATGAGAAATTCATATCGCTCACCCCGACCATACGAAAAGCTTATCTGCCGCTTGCGGCGTGTTACGCCTCCAGGGGGGATTACAGGAACGCATTCCGGTGCGCCTCCACCGCCAGGCAGCTGGATATGACGGACCCGGAAGCGAAAAAGGTGATGCGTTCCATGTACTACAGGATAAAAAGGGAGAAAGAGGAGGCCAGGGAGAAGGCCGCAAGGGAGGAGGCGGCAAAAAAGAAGAAGGCCGGAAAGGAGGCGCCGGTCAAAAAGCGATAG
- a CDS encoding DUF3786 domain-containing protein: MGYAPALEKAWKELSGLGLPAASTVMFLNGEYAVDPVSKIVLSVSCNVSAKDHYTIIILHYLIHKLRMGELPPPAGEWIDFRQIDGGEGYYASFKKRTIDVIARKYGERPEQLMEAAKRLNGKEAALGDIGVVIEAFQRVPVGLVFWKGDEEFAPEANILFDRGITSILCTEDIVVMTEIIAHSL, encoded by the coding sequence ATGGGCTACGCGCCGGCGTTGGAAAAGGCATGGAAAGAGCTGTCGGGCCTCGGTCTCCCCGCTGCCTCCACGGTAATGTTCCTGAACGGAGAATATGCGGTAGACCCTGTCTCGAAGATCGTGCTTTCCGTATCATGCAACGTCTCTGCCAAAGACCATTACACCATCATAATATTGCATTATCTGATACATAAGCTGAGGATGGGGGAACTGCCGCCTCCTGCCGGGGAGTGGATCGACTTCAGGCAGATCGACGGCGGAGAGGGGTATTACGCGTCTTTCAAGAAGAGGACCATAGATGTCATAGCGCGTAAGTATGGCGAAAGGCCCGAGCAGCTGATGGAGGCAGCAAAGCGCCTGAACGGTAAAGAGGCGGCACTTGGCGACATAGGGGTCGTTATAGAGGCCTTTCAGCGTGTCCCCGTCGGGCTTGTCTTCTGGAAAGGCGATGAGGAGTTCGCCCCGGAGGCGAACATACTTTTTGACAGGGGGATCACGTCCATACTCTGCACGGAAGATATCGTGGTGATGACAGAGATCATCGCGCATTCATTGTGA
- a CDS encoding DUF167 domain-containing protein, translating into MRIAVKVKPGSKEDSVEKVNGAEFMVRVKAPAREGRANEAALEVLAGYFGVARSRVRIVRGLSGRNKVIDII; encoded by the coding sequence ATGAGGATAGCCGTAAAGGTCAAGCCGGGCTCAAAAGAAGATAGCGTCGAAAAGGTGAACGGCGCGGAGTTCATGGTCCGTGTGAAGGCGCCGGCAAGAGAAGGCAGGGCGAACGAGGCCGCCCTTGAGGTCCTGGCCGGATATTTCGGAGTCGCAAGATCCAGGGTGAGGATCGTCCGCGGCCTTTCCGGAAGGAACAAAGTGATAGACATAATATAA
- a CDS encoding OsmC family protein, translating to MYSVEVSSAGDYLFRVKANDYEFEVDAKGRGATPPDTLLASLGSCVGVYIRKYAEGARLAIDEFTVKVSGELCKEAPARFKTIDVSVGLRGSALDERRRKALIEFIKNCPVHNTLRSDPEIKIRIE from the coding sequence ATGTACAGCGTAGAGGTCTCCAGTGCGGGGGATTACCTGTTCCGGGTGAAGGCGAATGACTATGAGTTCGAGGTGGATGCGAAGGGCAGGGGAGCCACCCCTCCGGATACGCTCCTGGCCTCTCTGGGTAGTTGCGTCGGTGTCTACATAAGGAAATATGCGGAAGGGGCGAGGCTGGCCATAGATGAATTCACCGTGAAGGTGAGCGGGGAACTGTGCAAGGAAGCGCCCGCCCGCTTTAAGACGATAGACGTGTCGGTCGGCCTTAGGGGCTCCGCCCTGGATGAGCGCCGGAGAAAGGCGCTCATCGAATTCATAAAGAATTGCCCGGTGCATAATACATTGAGATCGGACCCGGAAATAAAGATAAGGATAGAGTGA
- the pilO gene encoding type 4a pilus biogenesis protein PilO, which produces MIKKIQELYAILSRMSKREKTILYAAAFFISLTLLDRMMISPIFNRISSLESEIKEKESNIKKSMRILSQKDKIMSESESYGSVFSQANSEEEEMTSILKEIENLASKSSVYLIDMKPGGAKSAGSAKKYIINLSCEAQIEQLTQFMYDIENSSKLLTIEKYQIGPKSKESSVARCSMSISKISM; this is translated from the coding sequence ATGATAAAGAAGATACAGGAATTATACGCTATATTATCGCGCATGTCCAAAAGGGAGAAGACGATCCTGTACGCGGCGGCCTTTTTCATATCCCTGACGCTCCTGGACAGGATGATGATATCTCCCATATTCAACCGCATAAGTTCGCTGGAATCGGAGATCAAGGAGAAGGAGTCGAATATCAAGAAGAGTATGCGCATACTGTCCCAGAAGGATAAGATAATGTCCGAAAGCGAAAGCTACGGGTCCGTCTTCAGCCAGGCCAACTCCGAAGAGGAGGAGATGACCTCGATCCTGAAAGAGATAGAGAACCTGGCCAGCAAGAGCTCCGTCTACCTGATAGACATGAAACCGGGAGGCGCGAAGAGCGCCGGCTCGGCAAAGAAATATATCATAAACCTGAGCTGCGAGGCGCAGATAGAGCAGCTGACCCAGTTCATGTACGATATCGAAAATTCCAGCAAGCTTTTGACCATCGAGAAATACCAGATAGGGCCGAAATCTAAGGAATCGAGCGTGGCCCGGTGCAGCATGTCGATATCCAAGATAAGCATGTAG